In Thermodesulfobacteriota bacterium, the genomic stretch TGCGGTGCTTCTTAAGGACGCGGAAAGCGATGCTCCCGAGCGCGCCGCCGAGCAGGAATACGGCCCGGTAAGGCATGTGGCCGATGATAAACGAGACGGCCTTGAGTAGAAAGAGCATCAGAGGACACCCCTCAGGACCGGGGCAAGCGAGGAATCGAGGAGCCCCTTCTCTATATCCACCTTGACACTGAGCGCGAAGACAGGCGTCCGCTTTTCCATGCCCTTGAGCTTTACCCCGTCCTTTTCCGTGGTGACGACGAGGTCCGCGTCCCTGGCCTTCTCGGCTATGGCCGATGAATCCGCGTCCGTGTAAGAGTGGTGGTCCGGGAATTCAAGCGAGGAGGATACTACGCATCCCAGCTCATCGAGGCTATTCAGGAACGAGCCGGGCTTTGCGATGCCCGAGACGGCAACGACCTTTTGCCCCCGGAGCGATTCAAGAGGAAGCTCCCTGCCGGAATCTATGTCATAGAGCGAGTCCGGCCTGTAGGAGAATACGATGTACGGGACCGAGTGCTCCCTGAGGAGCTCGAGCGTCCTGCCCTCGGGCTTTCCGCCTTTCACCAGCGCGAAATCCGCCCTTTTAAGCCCGGAGACCGGCTCGCGGAGCACCCCCCTCGGAAGGAGATAGCCGTTCCCGAACCCCTCTTTCGAGTCCATGAGGACTATATTGATGTCCCGCTCAAGCCGCACGTGCTGGAAGGCGTCGTCGAGAATGATTACATGCGGGGAAAACCTTTCGAGCGCGAAGAGACCGGCCTTCACCCGGTCCGGGGAGACCACTACCGGCACGCCCGGAAGCCGCGCTGCCATTAGGTACGGCTCGTCCCCGGCCTCGGCCGGCCCCATGAGAACGCCTTTAGTGTCCGAGACGACCGAAACGCCCCTGGCGCTCCCCCCGTAGCCGCGGCTCAGGACCGCAACCCTCTTGCCGTCCCTCCTGAAAAACTCGGCAAGGAATATGGTCACCGGCGTTTTCCCGGTGCCGCCGACAGTAAGGTTCCCGACGGATACCACTTTCGCGGGGATCCTGTGAGTAGGGAATATGCCCGACCTGTATGAGAAGAGCCTTGCCCGCACGCCGAGGCCGTAGGCAAGGGACGCGGCGTAAAGGAGCGCGTGCGGCCCGAACCCCAGCCTTCCCCCCCTCATGCCCGCCTCTATCTTCCTTGCTATGGACACCCTATCTCCTGAGGAGCTTTTCGATTGCTGCGGCCGCGCGCCCGGAGGCGCCCTTGTTCTCCTCGACCACGCCCCGCGCCTTCCTGCCGGTCCTTTTTCGTAGGACCTCGTTTGAAAGGAGCCCTTCGAGCGCGGGACCAAGCCCGCCGCTTGCGGCCCGTATGCCCCCGCCCTCTTTTTCAAGGAGCTCGGCCATGCCGAGGTAGGCGGCAAGGTGGGGGCCGTATACGACTGGCACGCCGTAGTACGCGGGCTCAAGGAGGTTATGCCCGCCTATGCCGGGGACGAGAGAGCCCCCGACAATCGCGATGTCCGAGAGCGAATAGGCGGTCATGAGCTCGCCGATAGTGTCGAGCAGGACGACCTCCGCGCCCACTCCCCCTTCTACCCTTGACCGCCTCGCGTAACCGAGGCCGCTCTTCCTGATTATCGATTCGACCTCGTTGAACCTCTCGGGGTGCCTCGGGGCGAGCACAAGCCTCAGCCCCGGGAACTTCACCTTGAGTTCTCTGAAAGCGGAAAGGACTATCTCCTCCTCGCCAGGGTGGGTCGAGCCTGCGGCTATGACGAGCGTCCCCGGGCCTCCACCCAGGGCCTCTCTTAACTCAGCCAGAAGCCGGGGGTCAGTGCCGGGCGGCGAGAGGTCGAACTTGAGATTTCCGGCAAGCTTGACCCTTTCTTCCGGTACGCCGACTGATACGGCCTTTTCCATGTCCTCGCCCGTCCTTGCAAGGAAGAGGCTCACATCGTTGAATACGTCCCTGAAAAAGAAAGAGAGCTTTCTGAACCTTTTGGCCGATTTATCCGAGATGGTGCCGTTCACCACCACGACAGGCGCTCCGGCCTTCCTCATTGCCCTGAACGCGTTCGGCCATATCTCCTTCTCCACCACTATGAAAAGAGAGGGCTTTACGAGCAAAATTGCGCGCCGTACCGACCAGGAGAGGTCGAGCGGGTAATATATGAGCGCGTCGATAAGCCCCTTCCCTTCCTTTTCGGCTGTCCTCTGGCCCGTAGCCGTCACCGTCGAGAAGAGTATCTTCATGTCCGGCCGCCTGCGCCTGAGGAGCTTAAGGACCGGGAGCACGGCTTTCGTTTCCCCTACCGATACGGCGTGCACCCACACAACCCTCCCCTTTCCCAGGTTCCTCAACTTCCTTTTCCTTATGAACCCGAACCTCTCGGGGATGCCCTCCCTGTACTTGCGGTAGGTGAGCATTTTAATGAGGAAATACGGTATAAGGAGGAGGGTTGCCGCGTAGAGGAGCGTGTTGTAGAGGAAATATGCCATCGAGGACGAGACGTTACTTCTTGAACCGTTTGTCAGCGGCAGAGGTGATCTCAATCAGGGTCTTCTCCAGTCTGGCCCTTGCCTCTTCCATTTCCCCGGGGCCCGCGTCAACTCCGACCTCTACAGGTTCGCCGCAGATGAAGACCCCCCTGGAGAACGGGTACGGGACTATGAAGCCGTCCCAGCTGCCAAAGGTTTTTTTTTTGAGGCTCCGAAGGAAATGGGGAGTATGGGAAGGCCCGTGGCCTTGGCTATCTGTATGGCCCCCATCTGGGCCCTCATGGCCGGGCCCTTTGGGCCGTCCGGGGTGATGGCCAGGTCGCTGCCCTCGCGGGCGGCCCTCAAAAGTCCCTTGATCCCCGCCACCCACCCCCTTGTGGTGGAGCCGCGGACCGAATCCATGCGGAAGCTGCGGACCGTGCGGGCGATAAGCTCGCCGTCCTTGCTCTGGCTGACCATTATCGATATTCTCTTCCCCAGGTAGCAGTAAGGCATCATGAGGAGCCTGCCGTGCCAGAAGGCGATTATGACCTGCGCGCCCCTGGACGCGTATTCGCGGTAGCGGTCATAGCCGACGTAGTCGATGCGCATGGTGGCCCGGAGGAGCCTTATTACCAAGGCCGCCAGGAAGGGGAGCGCACGCATCACGAATTTTTCGCTGAACCTGCTCATGTCTTTTCTTTCAAGGCGGCCCCGCCCAAGACCTTTTCGACATCTGACAAGTGCGCTCTTAACTTAGCACGGCCCGGGATTTTTCTCAATAGGCGCGCCCATCAGCCTTCAAACTGCATGGCATGAAGGCGCGAGTATTCTCCGCCTGAGGAAAGGAGCTCCTCGTGCCTGCCGGTCTCCTTGATTGAGCCGCCCGAAAGCACCACTATCCTGTCAGCTCCCCTCACGGTCGAGAGCCTGTGGGCTATTACGAACGTGGTGCGGCCGGATATGAGGTTCGAGAGCGCCTTCTGCACCTCCATCTCGGACTCTGTATCGAGGGCCGAGGTGGCCTCGTCGAGTATTAGGATGGGGGCGTCCTTCAATATGGCCCTGGCTATCGATATGCGCTGCCTCTCGCCGCCCGAGAGCTTAAGGCCGCTGTCGCCGATGACCGTATCATAGCCCTGCGGGAGTCTCATTATGAAATCGTGCGCGTTCGCCGCCTTTGCGGCGGCCGTTATTTCCTCATCGCTCCTCTCGACCCCGTATGCGATGTTCCTCTTTACCGTGTCGTTAAAGAGTATTACCTGCTGTGAGACTATCGCCACCATCGACCTGAGGGACTTGAGCGACAGCTCCCTGATGTCCCTGCCGTCCATGAGTATGGCCCCCTCGGTAACGTCGTAGAACCTCGGGATGAGGTTCACGAAGGTGGACTTGCCCGCGCCGGAGCTCCCGACAATGGCCACGACCTCTCCCCTCTTTACGCGGAGGTCGATGCCCTGCAGGACCGATTCGGCGCCGTACCTGAAGCCCACGCCCCTGAACTCGATGGAGTCCGGCGCGCCTGCCTGAAAGCCGCTCTCCCCGACCTTCTCCCCCGGCCTGTCGATTATCTCGAAGACCCTGGCAGCGGCGGCAAGGCCCTGCTGGATGTTGAGGTTCACGCCGTTAAGCGCCTTTATGGGCTGGTAGAACATTATGACCGCGGCGAAAAACGATATGAACGCCTCGGGCTCGAGCGTGCCCTGGCTTATCCTGTAGGCCGCGTACCATATAGTGACGGCGAAGGCGACGGCCCCGATGGTCTCCATGAGCGGAGAGGAGAGGGAGCGCACCTTGGCGGTCTTTATCTGGTTGCGTGTGTAGCTCTCGTTCTCGGCCTGGAACCGCGCGGACTCGTACCCCTCCATGCAGAAGGCCTTCACTATCCGTATCCCGGCTATGGCCTCGTGGAGGAGGGCCGTCATCGCGCCCATCGTTATCTGCCCTTGCGTCGAGACCTTCTTCATCCTCTTCCCGAGCTTCTGCATCGGATATACCGAGAGGGGGAGCGCAACCCCGGCAGCCAGGGCGAGCTGCCAGTCGAGGCTCACGACCACCGCGCCGAGGACTATTATGGTGAGGCTCTGCTTGAGGACCTGCGTGACCGCCTCGGAAGTCGAGGTCTGTATCATGTTGACGTCGTGGGTTATGCGGGAGGTGAGGACCCCTGTGGAGGTGTCCGAAAAGAAGCCGAGCGGCTGGTCGAGTATGTGCGAGTAGAGCTTTTTCCTCAGGTCGCGGACGACACCCTGTCCCACGTAAGCCATGAAATAGGACTGGCCGTACGAGCTTACGCCCTTTACCGCCGCGACGAGAATTATCGCGAACGGTATGGCGAGCATCATCCTGTCCCTGGGGATGGTGAAGATGTCGAAGGGGACGAGCTTTACGTCGCCCCCGCCGCTCGAGAAGAGGAACTTCATTACCGGCCCTATGAGGAAGGCCATAGCGCCGTTCGAGAGGGCGAAGGCGACCATGCACACGAAGGCCATCATGAAATGGACCTTGTAGCGCGGCAGAAGCCTCAGTATGCGGATATACGTGTTCATGTCCTGCGGACCAGGTCCGGGCTTACGTGATAGTCGTGGTAATCGAGGTTGGTGATGAGGTTGTATATGGCCCTGGCCGCCTTTTCCGCGGCCCCGCCCCTGCCGAGGCTTTTCCGTATCTGGTCGTAGCCTCTCAGCATCTCTTCCCTCCGGGGCCCTTCGAGCATGGAGAGCACCTTCCCGGCTATGTTCTCGGGGCTGGCCTCGTCCTGCAGGAGCTCTGGCACCACCTCGCGCTCCGCCACTATGTTCGGAAGGCCGGCATGGGAGAGATTGACGAGCGCCCTGGCTATGCCGTAGGAGACTGGCGACATCTTGTAGACGATGACCATGGGCGTGCCTATGAGAGCCGTCTCCAGAGTGGCCGTGCCCGAGGCGACCACCGCCGCGTCGGATGCCCTGAGAGCCTCGTACATCCGCCCCCGCACTACTCTTATGTCCGCCTTTCCGTCCTTGAGGGCCGCGTTAAAGAGCCCGTCCTCTATGCTCCGGGCCGCCGGAAGGAGGAAAACGGCCTTTCCGTCAAGCTTCTCCGAGATCATGCGGGCCGCCCCGGCCATTGGGCAGATGAGCCTTTTGACCTCGCCCGTCCGGCTCCCGGGGAGAAGCGAGACGACCCGGTCGCTTTCCCCGAGCCCCAGGGCCGCCCTCGCCTCTTCCCTCGTAAGATCGCATCTGACCGTATCGGCGAGCGGATGTCCCACGTACTCGACGTCGACCCCGGCCTCCCTGTAGATATAATACTCGAAGGGGAAGACGACCAGCATCTTGTTCACGAGGCGGGCTATCTTTTTAAGCCTCCCCTTCCTCCAGGCCCAGACCTGGGGGCTTATGTAGTAGATGACCGGGACCCCGAGCCTCCTGGCCTCTTTCGCGATCCTCAGGTTGAAATCAGGGAAGTCTATGAGGACGACCGCGTCGAAGCGCTCGCCCCTGAGCTGGCGCTTCAGGGCGCTCATTGACCTGAGTATTTTCGGGAGCCTGGACGCCACCTCAACGACGCCGACGACCGAGACCTCGCGGGAGTCGAGACCCACGAGCCCCTCTTCCTTCATGCGCCAGCCGCCCATGCCGGCCACGTTGAGCCCGCCCGGGACGAGCTTCTTCAACGCCCTTATGAGGGCCGCGCCGTGGAGGTCCCCGGACTCCTCCCCGCTTACCATCAGTATGCTTTTATCCATTAGGCATGAAAGAACTCGCGAGCAAGCCGGAAAAAGGCCGGTCCGGCGGGGTCGGCTCAAGTTTGAGCCAGGGGCGCGGGGCCCTGCATGAATACCCCGGGCCTAGCTCAAAAACCGGCCTGCCGCTCTTCAAGACCGGCCAAGGCGCATTGAGCCGGACCTGGAGGCCTCCCGTATGCTTTCGGCAAGCTCAAGGGCCCTCAGCCCGTCCCTGCCAGAGACCACCGGGGGAACACCGTCCCTCACTGAAATAATGAAGCTCCTGAGCTCCTCGAGGAGCGAGTCCTTCTTTTCGACCTTTACGTCTTCAGCCGCCTGGGCAGCGACCGGGCCGCTCCCCGGGACCGTCCTGTCAATATAAAGCGCCTGGGCCGCGTAGTCTATCGTGATTATGGCCCCGGGCTGGTAGACCGTTATCTTCCTTACCCGCTCCCTCGCGGCCCTGCTCGCGGTTATCGCGGCAACGCATCCGTTCCTGAAGGCGACCCTGGCGCTCGCGAAGTCGGCCTTGCACTGAGACACAACGGGCAGGGCCGTCGCCTCAACCCGCTCCGGCTCAGACCCGGCCAGTGAGAGGACGAGGTCTATGTCGTGTATCATCACGTCGAGTATGACGTCAACGTCCGTGCTCCTGTTCGGGTAGGGAGAGGTCCTGACGGCCTCTATGTAGAGCGGGTCTTTTATCGCGCCCCCAAGGGCCAGCATGGCCCCGTTGAACCTCTCGATGTGCCCGGCCTGCAAAACGACCCCGGCCCTTTCCGCCTCCCTTACGAGCTCAGCCGCCTCCTTCGAATCGGCGGCAAGGGGCTTCTCCATCATCACATGGACGCCCCTTGAGAGGAACTCCATCCCGATCGGGTGGTGGAATTCTGTGGGAGTGGCTATGCTTACCGCGTCCACGAGCCCGAGGAGCTCGCCGCAGTTCCTGAAGGCCTTTGTGCCGGCCTCTTTCGCGACCGCCTCGGCGCGGAGAGGGTCGGAGTCAACGACCCCCACGAGCTCGGCGTCTTGAAGCGCGGCGTACTTCTGGGCGTGGAACCTGCCGAGGTACCCGACCCCTATTACAGCTGCCTTAATCCTCTTCCGGGAGTTCACTTTTCCTCTTCGTCCTTTCGCGCGCTATGCCCCTCTTCGAGTCCTTGAGGAAATCCGCGAACCGTTTCGCGTGGACGGAGTCCGGCATCTCGGCCACGAGCCTCAGAACGGCCTCTGAGGTCGAGATGGCGGACCTGAAGATTATGTCGTAGGACCTCTTTATCTCATCGATGGCTTCCCTGGAGAAGCCCTGCCTTCTTATGCCCACGGCATTGAGCCTGTACACCCTGGCCCTGTTCCCCACGGCCATGACGTAAGGGGGGATGTCCTTGCTAACCGCCGAGGCGCCCCCTATTATGCAGTACGCGCCGATTCTCACGTGCTGGTGGACCGCCACAAGGCCGCCCACTATGGCGTTGTCGTCTATGGAGACGTGGCCGCCGAGGGTCGCCGAGTTCGCCATTATGACGTTGTTCCCGATCCGGCAGTCGTGCGCTATGTGCACGTAGTTCATGAAGAGGTTGTTGTTTCCGCACACGGTCATGAGCCTGTCCTTGGTGGTGGCCCTGTGTATGGTAACGAACTCCCTGATGGTGTTCCCGTCCCCTATAATGGTTTCGGTCTTCTGCCCCTTGTATCCGAGGTCCTGCGGGGCCGCGCCTATGGAGACGAACTGGAATATGTGGTTACGCTTGCCGATGGTCGTCCACTTGTCTATGACCACGTGGGCGCCGACCTTCGTGTCCTCGCCTATCCTCACACCTTCGCCTATGACCGTGAACGGGCCTATCTCCACGCCCGGAGAGAGCTCCGCCGTGGGGTGGACTGACGCGGTCGGGTCGATACGGATTTCCCTTAGGGAAGCAACTGACTCGCTCATTGTATGAAGTACGCCTTTCGTTGTTGGATTACTTTTCCATTATGGTGGCCATGAGCTCGGCCTCGGCCACGAGGCTCCCGTCCACGTACGCCTCTCCCTTGAAGACCCATATGACACCCCTGCACTTGGTCACGGTTAGCGAGAACTCGATGGAGTCCCCCGGAAGGACCGGCTTCCTGAACCTGGCCTTGTCTATGCCCATGAAGTAGACGACCTTGTTCTTGACGTCCGCCGACTTGAAGGCAAGCACCCCGCCGACCTGGGCCATCGCCTCTATTATGAGGACGCCCGGCATGATGGGGTGCCCCGGGAAATGGCCGTTGAAGAAGGGCTCGTTTATGGTGACGTTCTTGAGCCCCCTTGCGGATTTGCCCGGCTCGAGCTCCAGTATCCTGTCTATCAGGAGAAAGGGATAGCGGTGCGGCAGGATGCTCATTATCTCGTTCGTGTCCAGCAGCGCGGCTTTTGAGACCGGTGCCTCTGCCTGCAAAGTGTCGGTCATATCTCCTCCTTATTCCTTTTCCGCCTTGTCGGCCTCGAGTCCGGCCAGCCTTTTTTCGAGCTCCGCGATCTTTTTCTTGAGTTCCGGCAATTTAGAGTAGACGTTCTGGGCCCGGAGCCAGTCCGCGTGCGGAATGGCCGGGATCCCGGAATATATGTTCCCAGAGGCTATGTCGTGCACCACCCCGGATTTTGCCCCTATTCCCACGTCGTCGCCTATGGAGATGTGCCCGACGACGCCGGTCTGCCCCCCGATTTGCACTCGGCTTCCCACTTTGGAAGAGCCCGCTATGCCGGCCTGGGCGACTATGACGGTGTCCTCGCCAACCCTGACGTTATGGGCGACCTGCACGAGGTTGTCTATCTTGGTGCCTCTGCCGATGACTGTCTCTCCCATGGTGGCCCTGTCTATGGTGACGCACGCGCCTATCTCGACGTCGTCGCCTATCCTCACTATACCGGCCTGGGGCATCTTTACGTACCTTGCCCTGTCCCTGGCGTAGCCGAACCCGTCGCTGCCGATTACGGAATTGCAGTGAATGATGACGCGGGCGCCTATACGGCAGCCCTCTCTTATCGCAACTCCCGGGTAGATTACGCAGTCAGGGCCTATCTCCGCGCCACTGCCCACGTACACTCCCGGGAAAAGGACGGTCCTGTCGCCAACGCTCGCGCCGTCCTCCACGACCGCGAAGGCCTGGACCGAGACCGAAGCGCCCAGCTTGGCGCCAGGATGCACCTCGGCCCCAGGATGCACGCCTGGAGCCGGGAGCATAAGGGGCCTCAGCGCCCCGAGTATCCCGGCAAAGGCGAGCTCGGGGTTTCCCACGAGTATGAGGTTGAGCCCGTCAGGCGCCCCTCCCGCGTCCCTCACGACGACCGCCGACGCGCGGGTCTTTGAGAGGAGGCCAGCGTGTTTTTTCCCTGCCGCAAAAGATACGTCCCCGGGGCCCGCTTCGCCGAGGGGCGCGGCCCCGGTTATGATCGCGCTCCCCTCGCCCCTGACCGTTCCGCCGACAAGCGTGGCAAGCTCTGAAAGGCGCTTCCCCGGCATCTCCGTCCCCCCTTTTACTTTTTCCCCTTCCGGCCGTTATGTATCTTTATTACCTCGTCCGTCAAGTCGAGGTCCTTCGGCGCGTAGAGTATGCCGCCCACCGACCTTTCAAAGACGAAGGTCATCCCTTTCTTCTTCGCGACCTCCTCGACTATGCCACGGAGTTCGTCGATTATCTTCGACTCGGTGTCCTGCTTTCTCTTGTTCAGCTCCTCGCCGTACTCCATGAACTTCTTCTGGAAGTCCGCCGACCTGGCCCTGAACTCCTTTTCCTTGGAGTCCCTGGTCTCCTTGTTCCAGACCGCCCCCTTGGTGTCCAGCTCGTCCTTGAGCTTCTTGAGAGATTCCTGCTCCTTGTTGAGCTCGGATTCGAGCTTCTCGGCCTCGTTCTTCAGGTCGTCCTTGGCCTTCATGCCCGCGTCGCATTCGTTGAGCGCCCTCTGCAGGTTGGCGTAGCCTATCTTCTGCTCGGCGGCCAGGGCCTGGCCGGACACGAAAAACGCAATTGCGATTATAAGCGCGCCCAGTACTTTTGTCATTCTCATCATCTTCTCCTTTTTTATGAGGAAATCAGAACAGGGTCCCGATGGCGAAATCCCATTCCGACCTGCTCTCGTCTTCGTCGGGGTCGAGATTGAACCCCAGCTCTATCCTTATGGGCCCTATGGGAGAGAACCACCTGAGGCCCGCCCCGACAGAGGTCTTCAAGTCGTCCAGGTCTATCGAGTCGAG encodes the following:
- a CDS encoding ABC transporter transmembrane domain-containing protein, coding for MNTYIRILRLLPRYKVHFMMAFVCMVAFALSNGAMAFLIGPVMKFLFSSGGGDVKLVPFDIFTIPRDRMMLAIPFAIILVAAVKGVSSYGQSYFMAYVGQGVVRDLRKKLYSHILDQPLGFFSDTSTGVLTSRITHDVNMIQTSTSEAVTQVLKQSLTIIVLGAVVVSLDWQLALAAGVALPLSVYPMQKLGKRMKKVSTQGQITMGAMTALLHEAIAGIRIVKAFCMEGYESARFQAENESYTRNQIKTAKVRSLSSPLMETIGAVAFAVTIWYAAYRISQGTLEPEAFISFFAAVIMFYQPIKALNGVNLNIQQGLAAAARVFEIIDRPGEKVGESGFQAGAPDSIEFRGVGFRYGAESVLQGIDLRVKRGEVVAIVGSSGAGKSTFVNLIPRFYDVTEGAILMDGRDIRELSLKSLRSMVAIVSQQVILFNDTVKRNIAYGVERSDEEITAAAKAANAHDFIMRLPQGYDTVIGDSGLKLSGGERQRISIARAILKDAPILILDEATSALDTESEMEVQKALSNLISGRTTFVIAHRLSTVRGADRIVVLSGGSIKETGRHEELLSSGGEYSRLHAMQFEG
- a CDS encoding 3-deoxy-D-manno-octulosonic acid transferase, translated to MRSPLPLTNGSRSNVSSSMAYFLYNTLLYAATLLLIPYFLIKMLTYRKYREGIPERFGFIRKRKLRNLGKGRVVWVHAVSVGETKAVLPVLKLLRRRRPDMKILFSTVTATGQRTAEKEGKGLIDALIYYPLDLSWSVRRAILLVKPSLFIVVEKEIWPNAFRAMRKAGAPVVVVNGTISDKSAKRFRKLSFFFRDVFNDVSLFLARTGEDMEKAVSVGVPEERVKLAGNLKFDLSPPGTDPRLLAELREALGGGPGTLVIAAGSTHPGEEEIVLSAFRELKVKFPGLRLVLAPRHPERFNEVESIIRKSGLGYARRSRVEGGVGAEVVLLDTIGELMTAYSLSDIAIVGGSLVPGIGGHNLLEPAYYGVPVVYGPHLAAYLGMAELLEKEGGGIRAASGGLGPALEGLLSNEVLRKRTGRKARGVVEENKGASGRAAAAIEKLLRR
- a CDS encoding Gfo/Idh/MocA family oxidoreductase codes for the protein MNSRKRIKAAVIGVGYLGRFHAQKYAALQDAELVGVVDSDPLRAEAVAKEAGTKAFRNCGELLGLVDAVSIATPTEFHHPIGMEFLSRGVHVMMEKPLAADSKEAAELVREAERAGVVLQAGHIERFNGAMLALGGAIKDPLYIEAVRTSPYPNRSTDVDVILDVMIHDIDLVLSLAGSEPERVEATALPVVSQCKADFASARVAFRNGCVAAITASRAARERVRKITVYQPGAIITIDYAAQALYIDRTVPGSGPVAAQAAEDVKVEKKDSLLEELRSFIISVRDGVPPVVSGRDGLRALELAESIREASRSGSMRLGRS
- the lpxD gene encoding UDP-3-O-(3-hydroxymyristoyl)glucosamine N-acyltransferase, giving the protein MPGKRLSELATLVGGTVRGEGSAIITGAAPLGEAGPGDVSFAAGKKHAGLLSKTRASAVVVRDAGGAPDGLNLILVGNPELAFAGILGALRPLMLPAPGVHPGAEVHPGAKLGASVSVQAFAVVEDGASVGDRTVLFPGVYVGSGAEIGPDCVIYPGVAIREGCRIGARVIIHCNSVIGSDGFGYARDRARYVKMPQAGIVRIGDDVEIGACVTIDRATMGETVIGRGTKIDNLVQVAHNVRVGEDTVIVAQAGIAGSSKVGSRVQIGGQTGVVGHISIGDDVGIGAKSGVVHDIASGNIYSGIPAIPHADWLRAQNVYSKLPELKKKIAELEKRLAGLEADKAEKE
- the lpxB gene encoding lipid-A-disaccharide synthase, with the protein product MDKSILMVSGEESGDLHGAALIRALKKLVPGGLNVAGMGGWRMKEEGLVGLDSREVSVVGVVEVASRLPKILRSMSALKRQLRGERFDAVVLIDFPDFNLRIAKEARRLGVPVIYYISPQVWAWRKGRLKKIARLVNKMLVVFPFEYYIYREAGVDVEYVGHPLADTVRCDLTREEARAALGLGESDRVVSLLPGSRTGEVKRLICPMAGAARMISEKLDGKAVFLLPAARSIEDGLFNAALKDGKADIRVVRGRMYEALRASDAAVVASGTATLETALIGTPMVIVYKMSPVSYGIARALVNLSHAGLPNIVAEREVVPELLQDEASPENIAGKVLSMLEGPRREEMLRGYDQIRKSLGRGGAAEKAARAIYNLITNLDYHDYHVSPDLVRRT
- a CDS encoding lysophospholipid acyltransferase family protein yields the protein MSRFSEKFVMRALPFLAALVIRLLRATMRIDYVGYDRYREYASRGAQVIIAFWHGRLLMMPYCYLGKRISIMVSQSKDGELIARTVRSFRMDSVRGSTTRGWVAGIKGLLRAAREGSDLAITPDGPKGPAMRAQMGAIQIAKATGLPILPISFGASKKKPLAAGTAS
- the lpxK gene encoding tetraacyldisaccharide 4'-kinase, which codes for MSIARKIEAGMRGGRLGFGPHALLYAASLAYGLGVRARLFSYRSGIFPTHRIPAKVVSVGNLTVGGTGKTPVTIFLAEFFRRDGKRVAVLSRGYGGSARGVSVVSDTKGVLMGPAEAGDEPYLMAARLPGVPVVVSPDRVKAGLFALERFSPHVIILDDAFQHVRLERDINIVLMDSKEGFGNGYLLPRGVLREPVSGLKRADFALVKGGKPEGRTLELLREHSVPYIVFSYRPDSLYDIDSGRELPLESLRGQKVVAVSGIAKPGSFLNSLDELGCVVSSSLEFPDHHSYTDADSSAIAEKARDADLVVTTEKDGVKLKGMEKRTPVFALSVKVDIEKGLLDSSLAPVLRGVL
- a CDS encoding OmpH family outer membrane protein, with protein sequence MTKVLGALIIAIAFFVSGQALAAEQKIGYANLQRALNECDAGMKAKDDLKNEAEKLESELNKEQESLKKLKDELDTKGAVWNKETRDSKEKEFRARSADFQKKFMEYGEELNKRKQDTESKIIDELRGIVEEVAKKKGMTFVFERSVGGILYAPKDLDLTDEVIKIHNGRKGKK
- the fabZ gene encoding 3-hydroxyacyl-ACP dehydratase FabZ, which gives rise to MLDTNEIMSILPHRYPFLLIDRILELEPGKSARGLKNVTINEPFFNGHFPGHPIMPGVLIIEAMAQVGGVLAFKSADVKNKVVYFMGIDKARFRKPVLPGDSIEFSLTVTKCRGVIWVFKGEAYVDGSLVAEAELMATIMEK
- the lpxA gene encoding acyl-ACP--UDP-N-acetylglucosamine O-acyltransferase, which encodes MSESVASLREIRIDPTASVHPTAELSPGVEIGPFTVIGEGVRIGEDTKVGAHVVIDKWTTIGKRNHIFQFVSIGAAPQDLGYKGQKTETIIGDGNTIREFVTIHRATTKDRLMTVCGNNNLFMNYVHIAHDCRIGNNVIMANSATLGGHVSIDDNAIVGGLVAVHQHVRIGAYCIIGGASAVSKDIPPYVMAVGNRARVYRLNAVGIRRQGFSREAIDEIKRSYDIIFRSAISTSEAVLRLVAEMPDSVHAKRFADFLKDSKRGIARERTKRKSELPEED